A single window of Microbispora hainanensis DNA harbors:
- a CDS encoding zinc metalloprotease encodes MRVHIIRDRTLGLPDSAVSRQIAVLNTAYSGGYGGADTGVRFELKGITHTENRDWFRDPLGNEEPMKKKLRVGGPETLNLYIAQLSRLVLGYSTYPYWYDDEPVLDGVVIDWRSVPGGPLRDFARGFTAVHEIGHWLGLLHTFENGCKAPGDSVDDTPPEAHPTNGCPAKKDSCPAPGSDPVHNFMDYAQDRCMREFTVGQGVRIHQMWDAYRRPAPLGTEAAAEKAAAGVAAAGLQEAAPAPQGTAVDVADGTEASSSTASDLDAVPVGDALSDTVSDTVSDTANGAASDPASDPVSDPASDLVPGLATRGSEQPGWRRVGR; translated from the coding sequence GTGCGGGTGCACATCATCAGGGACCGCACGCTCGGCCTGCCCGACTCCGCCGTCTCCCGGCAGATCGCCGTGCTCAACACCGCCTACTCCGGCGGGTACGGCGGTGCCGACACCGGCGTGCGCTTCGAGCTCAAGGGCATCACGCATACCGAGAACCGGGACTGGTTCCGCGACCCCCTCGGCAACGAGGAGCCGATGAAGAAGAAGCTGCGGGTTGGTGGTCCCGAGACGCTCAACCTCTACATCGCGCAGCTGAGCCGGCTCGTGCTCGGCTACTCCACCTATCCGTACTGGTATGACGACGAGCCCGTGCTGGACGGCGTGGTGATCGACTGGCGGAGCGTCCCCGGCGGCCCGCTGCGCGACTTCGCCAGGGGCTTCACGGCCGTGCACGAGATCGGCCACTGGCTGGGCCTGCTGCACACCTTCGAGAACGGCTGCAAGGCCCCGGGCGACTCGGTGGACGACACGCCCCCCGAGGCACACCCGACGAACGGCTGCCCTGCGAAGAAGGACAGTTGCCCGGCTCCGGGCAGCGATCCGGTGCACAACTTCATGGACTACGCCCAGGACCGCTGCATGCGCGAGTTCACCGTGGGCCAGGGCGTACGCATCCACCAGATGTGGGACGCCTACCGCCGCCCGGCGCCGCTGGGAACCGAGGCGGCGGCGGAGAAGGCCGCCGCCGGGGTGGCCGCGGCGGGGCTTCAGGAGGCCGCGCCGGCGCCTCAGGGGACCGCTGTGGATGTCGCCGACGGCACGGAGGCGTCAAGCAGCACCGCGAGCGACCTCGATGCCGTACCCGTGGGCGACGCCCTGAGCGACACCGTGAGCGACACCGTGAGCGACACCGCGAACGGAGCGGCGAGCGACCCTGCGAGTGACCCTGTGAGCGACCCTGCGAGTGACCTTGTGCCGGGTCTCGCCACCCGGGGCTCCGAGCAACCCGGCTGGCGACGCGTAGGGCGATGA
- a CDS encoding Mov34/MPN/PAD-1 family protein, translating to MLTISRELVDKIVAHARADHPDEACGVVAGPAGSDRPERFVPMENAERSPTFYRFDSMEQFRVWREMDDRDEVPVVIYHSHTATEAYPSRTDISYASEPDAHYVLVSTASEEETPFRSYRIVDGVVTEEEVKIVESYG from the coding sequence ATGCTGACGATCTCACGCGAGCTGGTCGACAAGATCGTGGCCCATGCCCGGGCCGACCACCCCGACGAAGCGTGCGGTGTCGTGGCCGGGCCCGCCGGATCCGACCGTCCCGAGCGGTTCGTCCCCATGGAGAACGCCGAGCGCTCGCCGACGTTCTACCGGTTCGACTCGATGGAGCAGTTCCGTGTGTGGCGGGAGATGGACGACCGCGACGAGGTGCCTGTCGTGATCTACCACTCCCACACCGCCACCGAGGCGTACCCGTCGCGTACGGACATCAGCTACGCCTCCGAGCCCGACGCCCACTATGTGCTGGTGTCGACCGCCTCCGAGGAGGAGACGCCCTTCCGGTCCTACCGGATCGTGGACGGCGTCGTGACCGAGGAGGAAGTCAAGATCGTAGAGTCGTACGGTTAA
- a CDS encoding DEAD/DEAH box helicase has translation MSVSAASHLSPSYPDRAAWGTAPKLRAWQQQAYDLYFSREPRDFLTVATPGAGKTTYALRIASELLSRGIVRAITIVTPTEHLKRQWADAAARVGISIDPEFKNSQGATSRDYIGVAVTYAQIAMHPALHRARTEARKTLVIFDEIHHAGDAKSWGDGIREAFEPATRRLGLTGTPFRSDDSPIPFVTYVEDGEGAMRSVSDYSYGYGPALADGVVRPVIFLAYSGEMKWRTRAGDEIAATLGTPLTKDQLSQAWRAALDPKGDWIRQVIHAADRRLTEVRRGVPDAGGLVIASDHEAARAYARHIRTVTGEGAEVVLSDDPGASKKIKDFATSDRRWLVAVRMVSEGVDIPRLCVGVYATSTSTPLFFAQAVGRFVRARKRGETASVFLPSVPVLMGLAGEMEEERDHVLGRRRDEDGLDDLLLEQAQQEKKQPDALGDELPFQTLEASATFDRVLFDGGEFGTAAAPGSPEEEDFIGLPGLLEPDQVASLLRKRQADQQAAKRRTKKSEEQAPALAPHEQLAELRKELNGLVGAWNHRTGQPHGVIHAELRRACGGPAIAQATAEQVRERIAMIRKWATQRR, from the coding sequence TTGAGCGTTTCGGCCGCGTCCCACCTCTCCCCGTCCTACCCCGACAGAGCCGCCTGGGGCACCGCCCCGAAGCTGCGCGCATGGCAGCAGCAGGCCTACGACCTCTACTTCAGCCGCGAGCCGCGCGACTTCCTGACCGTCGCCACACCCGGCGCCGGCAAGACGACGTACGCGCTGCGGATCGCCAGCGAGCTGCTCAGCCGCGGGATCGTGCGCGCCATCACGATCGTCACCCCCACCGAGCACCTCAAGCGGCAGTGGGCCGACGCCGCGGCCCGGGTCGGGATCAGCATCGACCCCGAGTTCAAGAACAGCCAGGGCGCCACCTCGCGCGACTACATCGGGGTCGCGGTCACCTACGCGCAGATCGCCATGCACCCGGCGCTGCACCGGGCCCGCACCGAGGCGCGCAAGACGCTGGTGATCTTCGACGAGATCCACCACGCCGGCGACGCGAAATCGTGGGGCGACGGCATCCGCGAGGCGTTCGAGCCCGCGACCAGGCGACTCGGGCTGACCGGCACGCCGTTCCGGTCCGATGACAGCCCGATCCCGTTCGTCACCTACGTGGAGGACGGCGAGGGGGCGATGCGGAGCGTCTCCGACTACTCCTACGGCTACGGCCCGGCCCTGGCCGACGGAGTCGTCCGGCCCGTCATCTTCCTCGCGTACTCGGGAGAGATGAAGTGGCGCACGCGCGCGGGCGACGAGATCGCCGCCACGCTCGGCACGCCGCTGACCAAGGACCAGCTTTCGCAGGCGTGGCGGGCTGCCCTCGACCCGAAGGGCGACTGGATCCGCCAGGTCATCCACGCGGCCGACCGGCGCCTGACCGAGGTGCGCCGGGGCGTCCCCGACGCGGGCGGGCTGGTCATCGCCTCCGACCACGAGGCGGCCCGCGCCTACGCCCGGCACATCCGCACGGTGACCGGGGAGGGCGCCGAGGTCGTGCTCTCCGACGACCCGGGCGCGTCCAAGAAGATCAAGGACTTCGCCACCTCCGACCGGCGCTGGCTGGTCGCGGTCCGGATGGTCTCCGAGGGTGTCGACATTCCCCGGCTGTGCGTCGGGGTCTACGCCACGAGCACCTCGACCCCGCTGTTCTTCGCGCAGGCCGTCGGGCGTTTCGTTCGTGCCCGCAAACGTGGCGAGACCGCGTCGGTCTTCCTTCCCTCGGTGCCCGTCCTCATGGGCCTGGCGGGCGAGATGGAGGAAGAGCGCGACCACGTGCTGGGCCGCCGCCGCGACGAGGACGGCCTCGACGACCTGCTGCTTGAGCAGGCCCAGCAGGAGAAGAAGCAGCCCGACGCGCTCGGCGACGAGCTGCCCTTCCAGACGCTGGAGGCGTCCGCGACCTTCGACAGGGTGCTGTTCGACGGCGGCGAGTTCGGCACCGCCGCCGCGCCCGGCTCCCCGGAGGAGGAGGACTTCATCGGCCTGCCCGGCCTGCTGGAGCCCGACCAGGTGGCCTCACTGCTGCGCAAGCGCCAGGCCGACCAGCAGGCGGCCAAGCGTAGGACCAAGAAGAGCGAGGAGCAGGCGCCCGCCCTCGCGCCGCACGAGCAGCTCGCCGAGCTCCGCAAGGAGCTGAACGGCCTGGTGGGCGCGTGGAACCACCGCACGGGCCAGCCGCACGGCGTCATCCACGCCGAGCTGCGTCGCGCCTGTGGCGGCCCCGCCATCGCCCAGGCCACCGCCGAACAGGTCCGCGAGCGCATCGCGATGATCCGCAAGTGGGCCACCCAGCGCAGGTGA
- a CDS encoding nicotinamidase, with translation MKTALVVVDVQNDFCEGGSLPVGGGSEVAAAISRHIQEHPYDHVVATRDYHVDPGAHFADEPDFVDSWPPHCVAGTPGADFHPAFDTSKIEEVFSKGARQAAYSGFEGTNADGVGLAQWLRDRGVEAVDIVGIATDHCVRATALDAAAEGFAVRVLLDLTAGVARETTEAALARLAEAGVELVGEPVLRS, from the coding sequence ATGAAGACCGCGCTCGTCGTCGTGGACGTGCAGAACGACTTCTGCGAGGGCGGCAGCCTGCCGGTCGGCGGCGGCTCCGAGGTGGCCGCCGCGATCAGCCGCCACATCCAGGAGCACCCGTACGACCACGTGGTCGCCACCCGCGACTACCACGTCGATCCCGGCGCCCATTTCGCGGACGAGCCCGACTTCGTGGACTCCTGGCCGCCGCACTGCGTGGCCGGCACGCCCGGCGCGGACTTCCACCCGGCCTTCGACACCTCCAAGATCGAGGAGGTCTTCAGCAAGGGCGCGCGACAGGCCGCCTACAGCGGGTTCGAGGGAACCAACGCCGACGGCGTCGGCCTGGCCCAGTGGCTGCGCGACCGCGGCGTCGAGGCCGTCGACATCGTCGGCATCGCCACCGACCACTGCGTGCGGGCCACCGCCCTCGACGCTGCGGCCGAGGGCTTCGCCGTACGGGTGCTGCTGGATCTGACGGCGGGCGTGGCCCGGGAGACGACCGAGGCGGCGCTCGCCCGCCTCGCCGAGGCCGGAGTCGAGCTCGTCGGAGAGCCCGTCCTCCGCTCCTGA
- a CDS encoding MoaD/ThiS family protein, with protein sequence MAIEVRIPTILRSYTDGAKAVNAKGATLEELIGDLESRHPGLKDRLVDETGLRRFVNVYLNDEDVRFLGGLGTPVADGDTVTVLPAVAGGAR encoded by the coding sequence ATGGCCATCGAGGTCCGCATTCCTACGATCCTCCGCAGCTACACCGATGGCGCCAAGGCGGTCAACGCCAAGGGAGCGACCCTCGAAGAGCTGATCGGCGACCTGGAGTCGCGCCACCCCGGCCTGAAGGACCGGCTGGTGGACGAGACCGGGCTGCGCCGCTTCGTCAACGTCTACCTCAACGACGAGGACGTACGCTTCCTCGGCGGGCTCGGCACCCCTGTCGCCGACGGCGACACCGTGACCGTGCTCCCGGCCGTCGCGGGTGGAGCGCGCTAG
- a CDS encoding PLP-dependent cysteine synthase family protein: MRFDSLIDSVGRTPLVGLPRLSPSPDVRIWAKLEDRNPTGSVKDRPALWMIEQAEKDGLLTPGCTILEPTSGNTGISLAMSARLKGYKLICVMPENTSEERRQLLRMWGAEIISSPAAGGSNEAVRVAKGLAAEHPDWVMLYQYGNPANWRSHYESTGPEILADLPTVTHFVAGLGTTGTLMGVGRYLREHVPDVKIVAAEPRYGELVYGLRNVDEGFVPELYDASVLTTRYSVTSADALRRTRELLAAEGIFAGISTGCALHAAIGMARKAVQAGERADIVFIVADGGWKYLSTGAYEGTLDEAEDRLEGQLWA, encoded by the coding sequence ATGCGCTTCGACTCGTTGATCGACTCGGTCGGGCGCACCCCGCTGGTGGGCCTGCCCCGGCTTTCGCCGTCTCCCGACGTACGGATCTGGGCGAAGCTGGAGGACCGCAACCCGACCGGGTCGGTCAAGGACCGGCCGGCGCTGTGGATGATCGAACAGGCCGAGAAGGACGGGCTGCTCACGCCGGGCTGCACGATCCTGGAGCCGACCTCCGGCAACACCGGCATCTCGCTGGCGATGTCGGCCCGGCTCAAGGGCTACAAGCTGATCTGCGTCATGCCGGAGAACACCTCCGAGGAGCGCCGCCAGCTCCTGCGCATGTGGGGCGCCGAGATCATCTCTTCGCCGGCCGCGGGCGGCTCCAACGAGGCCGTGCGGGTGGCCAAGGGCCTCGCGGCCGAGCACCCCGACTGGGTGATGCTCTACCAGTACGGCAACCCGGCCAACTGGCGCTCCCACTACGAGTCGACCGGGCCGGAGATCCTCGCTGACCTGCCGACCGTGACCCACTTCGTCGCGGGGCTCGGCACGACCGGCACGCTCATGGGCGTCGGCCGCTACCTGCGCGAGCACGTGCCGGACGTGAAGATCGTGGCCGCCGAGCCGCGATATGGCGAGCTGGTCTACGGCCTGCGCAACGTGGACGAGGGCTTCGTGCCCGAGCTGTACGACGCGTCCGTGCTGACCACGCGCTACTCGGTGACCTCGGCCGACGCGCTGCGCCGTACGCGTGAGCTGCTGGCGGCGGAGGGCATCTTCGCGGGCATCTCGACGGGCTGCGCCCTGCACGCCGCCATCGGCATGGCCCGCAAGGCCGTACAGGCGGGCGAGCGGGCCGACATCGTGTTCATCGTGGCCGACGGCGGCTGGAAATACCTGTCCACCGGCGCGTACGAGGGAACCCTCGACGAGGCGGAGGACCGGCTCGAAGGCCAGCTCTGGGCCTGA
- a CDS encoding nicotinate phosphoribosyltransferase, protein MRTTTGTALLTDRYELTMLQAALASGAAHRRVVFEVFARRLPGGRRYGVVAGTGRFLDALEAFRFEERDIEFLCSSGIVDEPTGEFLAGYRFSGDVYGYSEGEAFFPGSPIMVVEGTFAEAVLLETVALSILNHDCAIAAAASRMAQAAGDRPLIEMGSRRTHEHAAVAAARAAYLCGFASTSNLMAGRLYGVPTAGTAAHAFTLLHDSEEDAFRAQLDSLGLGTTLLVDTYDVAKAVRTAVELAGPDLGAVRIDSGDLAVVAVEVRRLLDELGANRTRIVVTSDLDEFAIAALAAAPVDAYGVGTALSTGSGHPTASLVYKLVAREDHAGRLQPVAKASVGKPSIGGRKWAYRRTVDGTATAEIVTREPVETDDRPLLAELVRDGEIVGREPLTAARDRHRATLSELPLEACSLSPGDPAVPTIFK, encoded by the coding sequence GTGCGCACGACCACGGGCACGGCCCTGCTGACCGACCGCTACGAACTGACGATGCTCCAGGCCGCACTCGCCAGCGGTGCGGCGCATCGGCGGGTGGTCTTCGAGGTGTTCGCCCGGCGGCTGCCCGGAGGACGGCGCTACGGGGTGGTGGCCGGCACCGGGCGGTTCCTCGACGCGCTCGAGGCCTTCCGCTTCGAGGAGCGGGACATCGAGTTCCTGTGCTCCTCCGGGATCGTGGACGAGCCGACCGGCGAGTTCCTCGCGGGCTACCGCTTCTCCGGCGACGTGTACGGCTATAGCGAGGGCGAGGCGTTCTTCCCCGGCTCTCCGATCATGGTCGTGGAGGGGACGTTCGCCGAGGCCGTGCTGCTGGAGACCGTGGCGCTGTCGATCCTCAACCACGACTGCGCGATCGCGGCGGCCGCCTCGCGGATGGCCCAGGCGGCCGGCGACCGGCCGCTGATCGAGATGGGCTCGCGCCGCACCCACGAACACGCCGCGGTCGCCGCCGCCAGGGCCGCCTACCTGTGCGGCTTCGCCTCCACCTCCAACCTCATGGCCGGCCGTCTTTACGGCGTGCCGACCGCCGGCACCGCCGCCCACGCGTTCACCCTGCTCCACGACTCGGAGGAGGACGCCTTCCGGGCACAGCTCGACTCCCTCGGTCTCGGCACCACCCTGCTCGTGGACACCTACGACGTGGCGAAGGCCGTACGGACCGCGGTGGAGCTGGCCGGGCCGGATCTCGGCGCGGTGCGCATCGACTCCGGCGACCTCGCGGTGGTCGCGGTGGAGGTGCGCCGCCTGCTCGACGAGCTGGGCGCGAACCGCACGCGGATCGTCGTCACCAGCGACCTGGACGAGTTCGCGATCGCGGCGCTGGCCGCTGCGCCGGTGGACGCCTACGGCGTCGGCACCGCCCTGTCCACGGGCTCCGGCCATCCGACGGCGAGCCTCGTCTACAAGCTCGTCGCCCGGGAGGACCACGCGGGCAGGCTCCAGCCGGTCGCCAAGGCGTCCGTCGGCAAGCCGAGCATCGGCGGGCGCAAGTGGGCCTACCGCAGGACCGTCGACGGCACCGCGACCGCCGAGATCGTCACCCGCGAACCGGTGGAGACGGACGACCGCCCCCTGCTGGCCGAACTCGTCCGGGACGGCGAGATCGTCGGCCGCGAACCCCTGACGGCCGCCCGCGACCGCCACCGGGCGACTTTGTCCGAGTTGCCACTGGAAGCGTGCAGCCTCTCCCCCGGAGACCCCGCAGTCCCTACTATCTTCAAGTGA
- a CDS encoding DUF2017 domain-containing protein, which translates to MSTGFQATRDGVAVQLDAGEVSILRSLVSQVLGLVEPGATGDDPLERALGIGSAAPPADPVLARLFPSAYSDDEDAAQEFRRYTEATLRDAKRADATTLLETAEPGLLTLTAEQGQAWLRALNDVRLALGVRLEVTEEVHEEIASMSEDDPRYPAYVTYDWLTYLQDTLVRALW; encoded by the coding sequence ATGAGCACGGGATTCCAGGCGACGCGCGACGGGGTGGCCGTCCAGCTCGACGCGGGCGAGGTGTCGATCCTGCGCTCGCTGGTGTCGCAGGTGCTCGGCCTGGTCGAGCCGGGGGCCACCGGCGACGACCCGCTGGAACGCGCCCTGGGCATCGGATCGGCTGCTCCGCCCGCCGACCCCGTGCTCGCGCGGCTGTTCCCTTCGGCGTACTCGGACGACGAGGACGCGGCGCAGGAGTTCCGGCGCTACACCGAGGCGACGCTGCGCGACGCCAAGCGGGCCGACGCGACCACGCTGCTGGAGACCGCGGAGCCGGGGCTGCTGACGCTGACCGCCGAGCAGGGGCAGGCGTGGCTGCGGGCGCTCAACGACGTCCGTCTCGCGCTCGGCGTGCGGCTGGAGGTCACCGAGGAGGTCCACGAGGAGATCGCCTCGATGTCCGAGGACGACCCCCGCTATCCGGCGTACGTGACCTACGACTGGCTGACCTACCTGCAGGACACCCTTGTCAGGGCGCTTTGGTAG
- a CDS encoding DUF3039 domain-containing protein: MVSVSGTKILPESDVTPRLSHGDGDHERFSHFADKNKITESYVTGAPVRALCGKVWVPSRDPKKYPVCPECKEIYDGLPKGEPSGE; encoded by the coding sequence CTTCCCGAGAGCGACGTAACACCCCGGCTCTCGCACGGCGACGGTGACCACGAGCGCTTCTCGCACTTCGCCGACAAGAACAAGATCACTGAAAGCTACGTCACCGGCGCGCCGGTGCGGGCCCTGTGCGGCAAGGTCTGGGTGCCCAGCCGCGACCCGAAGAAGTATCCGGTCTGCCCGGAGTGCAAGGAGATCTACGACGGGCTGCCCAAGGGCGAACCGTCCGGCGAGTGA
- the clpS gene encoding ATP-dependent Clp protease adapter ClpS has protein sequence MGSTAPTEVERPSSDVRPDLPWLTIVWNDPVNLMSYVTYVFQTVFGYPRQKAEKLMMDVHHKGKAVVASGTREEMERDVQILHSYGLWATVQQDK, from the coding sequence GTGGGTAGCACAGCTCCAACCGAGGTCGAGCGTCCGTCGTCGGACGTGCGCCCCGATCTGCCGTGGCTCACGATCGTGTGGAACGACCCGGTCAACCTGATGTCGTACGTCACGTACGTCTTCCAGACCGTGTTCGGCTATCCCCGGCAGAAGGCCGAGAAGCTGATGATGGACGTCCACCACAAGGGCAAGGCCGTCGTCGCCAGCGGCACCCGGGAGGAGATGGAGCGGGACGTGCAGATTCTCCACTCCTACGGGCTGTGGGCGACCGTCCAGCAGGACAAGTGA